The following proteins are co-located in the Terriglobales bacterium genome:
- a CDS encoding ribonuclease HII — MAPARLQLEGDSLSPAARKLRFLKRLRCTLRFERQAWQAGARRVAGVDEAGRGSLFGPVVAAAVILDPERPIRGLRDSKLISQKVREALAERIRERALGCAVSEVDAAEIDRINIYQASRLAMRQAVAQLAPAPDHLLVDAMVLDWACSQTRIIHGDARSASVAAASILAKVERDRLLRQWDGVFPQYGLAAHKGYGTPQHLESLALHGPSPMHRQSFAPVWDSTRPQELMEFMLQEQDAEDAEGTALPLRHD; from the coding sequence TTGGCGCCAGCCAGACTCCAACTCGAAGGTGATTCCCTCTCTCCCGCCGCCCGAAAACTTCGTTTCCTCAAGAGACTCCGCTGCACCCTGCGCTTTGAGCGCCAGGCGTGGCAGGCTGGCGCGCGCCGCGTGGCCGGCGTGGACGAGGCCGGGCGCGGCTCGCTCTTCGGCCCCGTGGTGGCTGCGGCCGTCATCCTCGACCCGGAGCGCCCCATCCGCGGTCTGCGCGATTCGAAGCTGATTTCCCAGAAAGTTCGCGAGGCGCTGGCGGAGCGCATCCGCGAACGCGCCCTCGGCTGCGCCGTCTCCGAAGTCGACGCCGCCGAGATCGACCGCATCAACATCTATCAAGCCTCGCGGCTGGCCATGCGCCAGGCCGTCGCCCAGCTCGCACCCGCCCCCGACCACCTGCTGGTGGACGCCATGGTCCTCGACTGGGCCTGCTCGCAGACGCGCATCATTCACGGCGACGCCCGCAGCGCCTCCGTGGCTGCCGCCTCCATCCTCGCCAAAGTCGAGCGCGACCGCCTGCTCCGCCAATGGGACGGCGTCTTTCCCCAGTACGGTTTGGCGGCGCACAAAGGCTACGGCACTCCGCAACACCTCGAGAGCCTGGCCTTGCACGGGCCTTCGCCCATGCACCGGCAGTCCTTCGCGCCCGTGTGGGACTCCACCCGCCCGCAAGAGCTTATGGAGTTCATGCTGCAGGAACAAGACGCCGAGGACGCCGAAGGTACCGCCCTCCCGCTCCGCCATGATTAA
- the rplS gene encoding 50S ribosomal protein L19, producing the protein MEKIAAKLRRTDLPEFAAGDTVRVHVKIREGDKERLQAFEGTVIARSRGPHGSFTVRKVSFGQGVERIFPLHSKVIDKVEVVRSSRVRRARLFYLRGLKGKAARLREVERAE; encoded by the coding sequence ATGGAAAAGATTGCCGCCAAACTGCGGCGCACCGACCTGCCGGAGTTCGCCGCGGGCGACACCGTCCGCGTCCACGTAAAGATCCGGGAAGGCGACAAGGAACGCCTGCAGGCCTTCGAGGGCACCGTCATCGCGCGCAGCCGTGGCCCCCACGGCAGCTTCACCGTGCGCAAGGTGAGCTTCGGACAGGGCGTGGAGCGCATCTTCCCGCTGCATTCCAAGGTCATCGACAAGGTGGAAGTGGTGCGTTCCTCACGCGTCCGCCGCGCGCGCCTCTTTTATCTGCGCGGCCTCAAGGGCAAGGCCGCCCGCCTGCGCGAGGTCGAGCGCGCCGAGTAA
- the trmD gene encoding tRNA (guanosine(37)-N1)-methyltransferase TrmD has product MTFEILTIFPEFFRGPLEHGIVRRAREAKLVTVAVHDLRAFAHDRHRTVDDRPFGGGEGMVLKPEPIFECAESLQVAPREARLSGAAKESVVLLSAQGQLFHQSMAERLAGLERLTLICGRYEGVDERVGEFLADREISVGDYVLSGGELAAAIVVDAVTRLIPGALGNEASARQESFTGTHPAASVPGAGPNSTCSSGGLLDYPHYTRPAEFRGLGVPEVLVSGNHDQIRRWRRSRTLEKTLRNRPELLQGAALSEEDRSLLAGIRQEKL; this is encoded by the coding sequence ATGACGTTCGAGATTCTTACGATTTTCCCCGAGTTTTTTCGCGGGCCTCTGGAGCACGGCATCGTGCGCCGGGCGCGCGAGGCGAAACTGGTTACGGTTGCAGTGCACGACCTCCGGGCTTTTGCCCACGATCGGCACCGCACCGTGGATGACCGGCCCTTCGGCGGCGGCGAAGGGATGGTGCTCAAGCCCGAACCCATCTTCGAGTGCGCCGAGTCATTGCAGGTGGCGCCGCGGGAGGCGCGGCTGTCGGGCGCGGCGAAGGAATCGGTGGTGCTGCTCTCGGCGCAGGGCCAGTTGTTCCACCAGAGCATGGCGGAGCGGCTGGCGGGACTGGAGCGTTTGACTTTGATCTGTGGCCGCTACGAGGGCGTGGACGAGCGCGTGGGCGAGTTTCTGGCCGACCGCGAGATTTCGGTCGGCGACTACGTGCTCAGCGGCGGCGAGCTGGCTGCCGCCATCGTCGTGGATGCAGTCACCCGGCTGATTCCCGGGGCGCTGGGGAACGAGGCTTCGGCGCGGCAGGAAAGCTTTACCGGGACGCATCCGGCGGCATCTGTGCCAGGAGCGGGTCCGAATTCGACTTGCAGCTCCGGCGGGCTGCTGGATTACCCGCACTACACGCGGCCGGCGGAGTTTCGCGGGCTGGGGGTGCCGGAGGTGCTGGTCTCGGGCAACCACGACCAGATCCGCCGCTGGCGTCGCAGTCGCACGCTGGAGAAGACGCTGCGCAACCGCCCCGAACTGCTTCAGGGGGCTGCGCTCAGCGAGGAAGACCGGAGCCTGCTGGCCGGGATCCGGCAAGAAAAACTTTAG
- the rimM gene encoding ribosome maturation factor RimM (Essential for efficient processing of 16S rRNA), which produces MAESDFVTVARVVRSQGRRGEVAAELLTDFPERFAERRKLFVADASGRRELELEAHWLHKGRVVLKFRGVDSIEQAQALAGCELQIPREERAPLPQDAAYVSDLIGCEVLDRGHSLGVIAEVQFGAGEAPLLQVKSEAGEHLIPFAAEFVENVDVELRRVALRLPPGMLEIGAPLTDEEKRAQRDAGRAGDWSGRTK; this is translated from the coding sequence GTGGCGGAGAGCGACTTCGTCACCGTGGCTCGCGTGGTCCGCAGCCAGGGACGCCGCGGCGAAGTGGCCGCCGAGCTTCTCACCGATTTTCCCGAGCGCTTTGCCGAGCGCCGGAAGTTGTTTGTGGCGGATGCGAGCGGACGCCGCGAGTTGGAGTTGGAAGCGCACTGGCTCCACAAGGGCCGCGTGGTTTTGAAGTTCCGCGGCGTGGATTCCATCGAGCAGGCTCAGGCGCTCGCCGGCTGCGAGCTCCAGATCCCACGCGAGGAGCGCGCACCGCTGCCCCAGGACGCGGCGTACGTCAGTGACCTGATCGGCTGTGAGGTGCTCGACCGCGGGCACTCGCTGGGAGTGATTGCCGAAGTTCAGTTCGGCGCCGGTGAGGCGCCGCTGCTGCAGGTAAAGTCGGAGGCCGGGGAGCACCTGATCCCCTTCGCCGCCGAGTTCGTGGAGAACGTGGACGTGGAGCTTCGACGCGTAGCGCTGCGGCTGCCGCCGGGGATGCTGGAGATTGGAGCGCCGCTGACGGACGAGGAGAAGCGGGCGCAGCGGGACGCCGGGCGCGCGGGCGACTGGAGCGGCCGCACAAAATGA
- a CDS encoding KH domain-containing protein, which produces MTSEQGGDIRMLVEQIAKALVDEPEQVSVQTVEDEQGTVLELRVGPNDLGKVIGKQGRTARSLRTILGAAGMKLHKRITLEILE; this is translated from the coding sequence ATGACCAGCGAGCAGGGTGGGGATATCCGGATGTTGGTCGAGCAGATCGCGAAAGCGCTGGTCGACGAGCCGGAACAGGTTTCCGTGCAAACGGTGGAGGACGAGCAGGGCACGGTGCTGGAGCTGCGCGTCGGTCCCAACGACCTGGGCAAGGTCATCGGTAAGCAGGGACGCACCGCGCGCTCCCTGCGCACCATCCTGGGAGCGGCGGGCATGAAGCTGCACAAACGCATCACTCTGGAGATCCTGGAATAA
- the rpsP gene encoding 30S ribosomal protein S16 — translation MIRLARVGARKQPHYRIVVIEKERARNGRALEVVGTYNPRTSPAQVELKRDRIEYWQSKGAQVSGRVGKLLLKPVPAPAGTAA, via the coding sequence ATGATACGGCTGGCGCGCGTTGGCGCCCGCAAGCAGCCTCATTATCGGATCGTCGTCATCGAGAAGGAGCGTGCGCGCAACGGCCGCGCGCTGGAGGTGGTGGGGACGTACAATCCCCGCACCAGCCCGGCTCAGGTCGAGCTGAAGCGCGACCGCATCGAGTATTGGCAGTCCAAGGGCGCGCAGGTGTCCGGAAGAGTCGGCAAGCTGCTCTTGAAACCCGTGCCCGCCCCTGCGGGAACGGCCGCCTAA
- a CDS encoding peroxiredoxin-like family protein has product MKWRGSNPEVETTAHATLRARLEEIQANTRAYVPAEKLAITERAIEELRQSGIAERVLPVGANAPEFELADGNRKTFRSADALSRGRLVISFYRGRWCPYCVAELESLQAVLPQIHEAGASLVAISPQTPKHSGFTADQHELRFPVLSDPGNRVARQFGLAYRLPQELEQLYRSIFINLPNSNGDLSWELPLPATYILEHDGAVLYAFADADHMRRAEPAELLERLRLP; this is encoded by the coding sequence TTGAAGTGGCGCGGCTCCAATCCGGAAGTGGAAACCACGGCGCACGCCACCCTGCGCGCGCGCCTGGAGGAGATCCAGGCGAACACTCGAGCCTACGTCCCGGCGGAGAAGCTCGCCATCACCGAACGGGCCATCGAGGAGCTGCGCCAGTCCGGAATTGCCGAGCGCGTGCTGCCTGTAGGCGCGAACGCGCCGGAGTTCGAGTTGGCGGATGGCAACCGCAAGACTTTCCGCTCGGCGGATGCCCTCTCCCGCGGCCGGCTGGTTATCAGCTTCTACCGCGGGCGCTGGTGTCCGTACTGCGTGGCGGAGCTGGAGTCCCTCCAGGCTGTCCTGCCACAGATCCATGAGGCAGGAGCGTCGCTGGTCGCCATCTCGCCGCAGACCCCGAAGCACTCCGGCTTCACCGCCGACCAGCATGAGCTCCGCTTTCCCGTCCTCAGCGACCCCGGCAACCGTGTGGCGCGCCAGTTCGGGCTGGCGTACCGCCTGCCGCAGGAGCTGGAGCAGCTCTACCGCAGCATCTTCATCAACCTGCCGAACTCGAACGGCGACCTATCCTGGGAGCTGCCCCTCCCCGCCACCTACATCCTGGAGCACGACGGCGCCGTGCTCTACGCCTTCGCCGACGCCGACCACATGCGCCGCGCCGAGCCCGCCGAGCTGCTGGAACGCCTGCGCCTCCCCTAG